A stretch of DNA from Triticum dicoccoides isolate Atlit2015 ecotype Zavitan chromosome 2A, WEW_v2.0, whole genome shotgun sequence:
TTTAGCAGCTCAAGGACGTAACATGGACCTTACTATGTTGTACTACATGCTTATTGCTTCTTAGCACCATTTAACCAGCTCATTGTTGCAACAATTTTAACAAATGTGTCCATAAATATATTTGGTAGCAGAAATAATCATCGCCCATTGATGTATTCTGTTCCTATATGCATCAGATCTGTCAGTGTCACGGGCATTCTCTTCTTAttctatttttgttgcatttgaataTTTGATGACATTGACATGCTCCCAAGTTTGCAGGGCAATTTCTATCATTGTTCTTATCGAATGCTTCAGTCAAATGAAGGTCAACATTTCTTAACTACTACCGACAGAATAGATTATTAAACTGGAACACTGTAAATTTCCCTTTCTCTAGTGGCCCTGAATTCtttttttttcattctttttttcttctttctgcAGAGCTATCCCTATCAGAGTCCATGGGATGACGTCTTCTCAGACACCAAACAGCCACTGCTTGTTGATATAGGAAGTGGTAGGCCTCCCTCCTATAATTTTCAATCTCAAACCATTTTATGTTGCATGATGAGCACAGATGGAGACGACCGACCCTTTTTATATACTTGTGGTTTGTCGCACTAGTATATAGCTCCTAACATCAAAACAGCTTTGTGATAGAAAACCTTAATGTGGCTTCTCTTACTGGTTCCATATGTGGAAGTGTCTAGTACATTGAAGTATTTCAAGCTTTACAGGTCACATACGGCTATTGCTCTTTCTTGTGCATATAGGGCTTTCTTCAGAAGACTCGAATGCTAGTTTCTCTTCTGTAGTCACCACAAAAAATAGTTCATTCAATTTGATTGTTACTAGTTTGCTGTGTGTTTTGTCAAAGTGTATACGTTTGCAAATGCATGCTAGCGTAAATTACCAAGATATACCAAGATATAGAAcatttcttaatttcttcatagttTGTCTATTTTCTCAAATTCCGAGACCTTGCATCTCTGGTTCTTGCACCTTTCTCAAGTAAGTATATTTCTTAGTGCAGGAAATGGTTTGCTTCTATTCCAAATGGCTAGAAACTGGGAAGGCTCGAATTTTCTTGGTCTTGAGATCAATGAAAAGGTAAAAACTGCCTGTATCCTGTATTGGATTTAGTGCTTCAACCTTTTTGTAACTTGTTttagctgtagcttgttgtaaggtGCCTTCAGAATGTAGCATCAGCTGGGAAAAGAAACTTGTAAGCATCCTGTACATCTACTTTAATTAGTAGAACTATTACTTATTCTTTTATTTTGCCTCACCCTTTCTCTGTTCATGCCAGTGATGTCAGTTCCAACAACTAGTTTGCTCATAAAATTACTCTTAACAAAGAACAAAGTTACCTTGTTTCTGTGGTTCTGTCCACCTTGACTTGAAGCATTCTTTTTCTAATGTGGTTATTCTGGATAACTAGTTTGACTAAACTTGTCAATGCATGTAGATTGGACTTGAATGTGTCAATGCATTGATTGGACTTAAATTTGTCGATGCATGTAGATTGGACTTAAATGTGTCAATGCATGGATTGGACTTAAATTTGTCAATGCATGTAGATTGGACTTAAACTTGTCAATGCATGTAGATTGGACTTAAACTTGTCAATGCATGTAGATAGGACTTAAACTGGTCAATGCATGTAGGATGGTGAATTTTTCAAAGTGTCATAATCTGACTGGGAAGCAGAGCAGTTATCTATTCTTATGGAATTAATGACCTATTGGACCTTTTTATTTGATTAGATGACAGTGAAATCGGCTTAACCTAAACAATGTTTCAGAAATCTCATTTTATTCTAGGATCCAAACATACATTCATCGGAGCTAGATTTTTTTATACAAGATGTCTTGCTTTGTCGTATGCCATAACAAAGATCCAGATTTTGTAACAGATGGTGGATTACATAATCCATGTTAAAAATTTCGTGAGAGCTATTGTTAAATTTGAGGAAAATTGTTGCTGTATTGAGTATTCAAGTTCAGATGTCACGCTTAGTAATCAACAAGGGTATGCTTTTGCTTGTCATTTAATAGTCCTTACATGAAAGTTCTAATAACTGTTTCAACCATTCCAACCATTTTATGAATTTATTTTTGTTCATGTAGCTCgtttttttttcatttatttttggcAGATATTTTCTATCAACAAAGGCAACTTCCACATTTCGCTTGATAGTTTCAAGTTATCCTAGACAGTTGACACTTGTCGCAATACAGGTATTGTTAACTCTTTAGTGCTTCGTCAtactgtttttttgtgtgtgtgtataTCTCAATGGATGAGGGCAGGCAGTGgcgaagtcctccccacttgtaccaagaggtcctgggttcgaaccagcctctctgcattgcactttgcaggggcaagactaggttcctataatcccttcCCAGACCCCACCTCGTGTGGGAGTTTCTATGCACTCAGTCTGTGTGCATCTCAATGGATGCTACACCACCTAGTGGACAACCTGCCAATTTTGGCCTCTTTTTGCAGTGCCCAAATACTGACTTCAACAAAGAGCAAAACAGGTGGAGAATGGTACGAAGAATGCTTGTCGAAGCTGTTGCCGATCTTCTTCATGTCAATGAAAAGGTATGCTGTGGTCCCCTCTTCCCCATTTCAGATGTTGAGCATGCACACGTGTTAGTGTGATTATAGCCTCAAGCTTAGTCAGATGGTGAGCATTTCGTTGTAGCTTGGGGAGGAaaagtaaaaatgaaaaaaaaaatctgtTACTGAAGCATAAATTTGCACTTGGTGTTGCAGATCTATTTACAATCTGACGTGGAGTCGGTCCTGCTCGGAATGAAAGAGCAGTTCATCTCGCACGGGAAGGGACAGCTTGAGGTGGACAGCGACGACAGCGGCAATGGCCGGATGGAGAACCCGTTTGGCGTGGTGTCCGACTGGGAACGCCATGTGCCCATGTCTTGGCTGGCGGAGCTCCAATGTACAGAACGATGCTACGAAAAGTGTGAAGCTGAAAGGTCCAAGTTGAGATTTTGGACTGCTCTCGTGTAAAGAAATCCAAATTCCAATCTTCACAAAGTTCACATCCTGAGAGTGAACTCGTGATTCTTCCTTTAACCACTACTATTCCAAGAAATCCTATACTTCATATACGTATTAATTGGAACTGTAAAAATCACATATTTGCAGTTGTCAATTCAGATCTAAACATCACAGCGCTCCAAATATACATTCAACAtacattcatcagatcaattttccTAGTAATGTGTTGATCACCTTCTTGGAGTTGTGTTGCGTATTATGTACAAGGTACTCTTGGTCCTTTTTAGTGTGCATATAAGTTTTAtccgaagtcaaagtatctctatttTGACCAAACTTGTGAAAAAAGTATTAACATTcacaatgccaaatcaatattgttagattcatcatgaaatgtaGTTTCATGGTATATATATATTCGGTGTGGTAGATctcaatattttttaatataaatttggtcaagccTTGCAAAGTTTGACTTTTACAAATCTAATATGTGGAGTAAAAAAGACCGGAGGGAGTAGGCTaagttggtccttgagttgcttgagTTGTGTTGTGTTTACAGTAGTCGTGTCTTAATAAAACACTTCtatcctaggcctcttatataAGTGGAGGGTAGACAAGCGA
This window harbors:
- the LOC119354688 gene encoding tRNA (guanine-N(7)-)-methyltransferase-like, with translation MQKNKVGGGMPICPKRRKWVVDQLRFLDMSFSCFRLRAISIIVLIECFSQMKSYPYQSPWDDVFSDTKQPLLVDIGSGNGLLLFQMARNWEGSNFLGLEINEKLVVRCLQNVASAGKRNLYFLSTKATSTFRLIVSSYPRQLTLVAIQCPNTDFNKEQNRWRMVRRMLVEAVADLLHVNEKIYLQSDVESVLLGMKEQFISHGKGQLEVDSDDSGNGRMENPFGVVSDWERHVPMSWLAELQCTERCYEKCEAERSKLRFWTALV